One part of the Natronorubrum sediminis genome encodes these proteins:
- a CDS encoding RNA-binding protein has product MPQIPLHYVDIRTFCYATEDEKRVDEALRTFLPEEFEIQRAESEGHYGDRILVLSARLERADDVRHALSRLADLESFETLIDELDERVTDNTELFLRLDKQAAFEGDVRLGDGITVRAKVEAYPAKKAQAVENAEEVLERLRDE; this is encoded by the coding sequence ATGCCACAGATCCCGCTTCATTACGTCGATATTCGCACGTTCTGTTACGCCACTGAGGACGAGAAACGCGTCGATGAGGCACTCCGAACGTTCCTCCCCGAAGAGTTCGAAATCCAGCGTGCAGAGAGTGAGGGCCACTACGGCGACCGCATTCTCGTCCTCTCGGCTCGCCTCGAGCGAGCGGACGACGTCCGACACGCCCTCTCGAGATTAGCCGACCTCGAGTCCTTCGAGACGCTGATCGACGAACTCGACGAGCGGGTCACCGACAACACGGAACTGTTCTTGCGCCTCGACAAGCAGGCCGCGTTCGAAGGGGACGTCCGTCTGGGCGATGGCATCACCGTCCGCGCCAAGGTGGAAGCCTATCCCGCGAAGAAAGCACAGGCCGTCGAGAACGCCGAAGAAGTGCTCGAGCGGCTTCGAGACGAATAG
- a CDS encoding phospholipase D-like domain-containing protein, which produces MGSLTLGSNQHLEASRDDRSAPIEPIFSYPTVGASDDVHERTVRDLLIQAVPGTAVHLTTFTFTRPPLARACIAAADRGVDIHLLLDDNSVGADATQLLREQLDSRVSITEDGAIGHNNNHNKFLLVEQLTTGESNVVWQSTSNFTRKQLYRHNTSVVFREDDTLYDIYRHYWNELAAGNTDLDYNRIEETDSATVYFSPRSDIDTHLEALRNVVPGPDTTIRFMNSIWNTNRLTVVDRLAELIEQECRVEVILNESESTVGPNLRAAGAAVLEYPDISLSDGTGSEIPPNVHSKNMLIDADFDIGRGKTERRKLVFTGSQNLSGPGLSDNDETFLQIENDDVYCKFLTDWKLVHEQGTRLSNGGATAFTRPRTEHVVESVECASSTSRRP; this is translated from the coding sequence ATGGGTTCTCTCACACTCGGATCTAACCAGCACTTGGAGGCGTCGAGGGACGATCGATCCGCTCCAATCGAGCCGATCTTTAGTTATCCAACAGTCGGTGCATCCGACGACGTACACGAGCGGACGGTACGCGACTTGCTCATACAGGCTGTTCCGGGAACTGCGGTCCATCTCACCACGTTCACGTTTACGCGTCCTCCGCTGGCAAGGGCATGTATCGCTGCTGCAGACCGCGGCGTCGACATCCACCTTCTACTCGACGACAACTCCGTCGGCGCTGATGCGACTCAGTTGTTACGCGAGCAACTGGACAGCCGAGTGTCGATCACCGAAGACGGAGCAATTGGGCACAACAATAATCACAACAAGTTCCTCCTGGTAGAGCAACTGACGACGGGGGAGTCGAACGTCGTCTGGCAGTCCACGTCAAACTTCACGAGAAAGCAGTTGTACCGTCACAATACGTCGGTGGTGTTTCGAGAGGACGACACGCTGTACGACATCTACCGACACTACTGGAACGAGTTGGCCGCTGGAAACACCGACCTCGACTACAATCGAATTGAAGAAACCGATTCGGCGACCGTCTACTTTTCGCCGCGATCAGACATCGACACCCACCTCGAAGCACTCAGAAACGTCGTCCCGGGCCCAGATACGACGATACGATTCATGAACTCGATCTGGAACACGAATCGTCTCACGGTCGTCGACCGTCTCGCCGAACTCATCGAACAGGAGTGTCGTGTCGAGGTAATCCTCAACGAATCGGAGAGTACCGTCGGCCCGAACCTGCGAGCCGCAGGCGCAGCGGTACTCGAATATCCGGATATCTCCCTGTCGGACGGAACGGGGTCCGAAATTCCACCCAACGTCCATTCGAAGAACATGCTGATCGACGCGGATTTCGACATCGGGAGGGGAAAGACCGAACGGAGAAAACTCGTCTTCACGGGATCCCAGAATCTGAGCGGACCGGGATTATCCGATAACGACGAGACCTTCCTGCAAATCGAAAACGACGACGTATACTGTAAGTTTCTCACCGACTGGAAACTCGTTCACGAGCAGGGGACCCGCCTGTCTAACGGAGGGGCCACGGCATTCACTCGACCCAGAACAGAGCACGTCGTCGAGTCCGTCGAGTGTGCATCGTCGACATCCCGGCGTCCCTAA
- a CDS encoding DUF5830 family protein, with product MDRDERDPVASVDAEDDRVSLGLALLQRLEHESLELPNVIDRIETVTTDPAVTRTILDEAELRGIIEREDGIIRPKSRQYVRYEQDVITKEGDFSCKRCGTGVTTGYFISLDAGEIGPFGSSCIRKVTGRDG from the coding sequence ATGGATCGAGACGAACGCGACCCCGTCGCTTCCGTCGACGCCGAGGACGACCGCGTGTCACTCGGATTAGCGCTGCTCCAGCGACTCGAGCACGAGTCACTCGAGTTGCCCAACGTGATCGACCGGATCGAGACGGTGACGACCGATCCTGCCGTCACGCGAACCATCCTCGACGAAGCGGAACTCCGGGGGATCATCGAGCGCGAAGACGGGATCATCCGCCCGAAGAGCCGCCAGTACGTCCGATACGAACAGGACGTCATTACGAAGGAAGGGGATTTCTCGTGCAAACGGTGTGGCACCGGCGTGACGACGGGCTATTTCATCTCACTCGACGCGGGGGAGATTGGGCCGTTTGGCTCTTCGTGCATTCGAAAAGTGACGGGACGAGACGGTTGA
- a CDS encoding DUF7115 domain-containing protein yields MSVPGIVQSTLDGEEIAARVSLGGEDELFVTPSKTLVYSSEGLLSDESTTEYSHDADRLTLAEGRRKTKFSLEYPLEGTKEFTIPTGKTGAVLHPVLAGVLNGNGITDAGETVVQTYRFSELTLIITSDRLVKHIGGAVWDDDYEEYHFSDVTNLSFEDGSVATQIVLTVGGRPQRIKAPNEEANDLRERLQRALFAYHDVGSLEELNERLGDDEAEQDRQSSSVDFGESVEPLGANPPEPDEHETAKSTAARAHELDQSNDQSRSDADETSTEAAQEERTQQTQHVRQSTQRQQQSTEPDSPAANAAETESQQQDPTRHRQRPDADEAESTADVSSDSPPVDERATAVDSDTTNTESAATEQRTAPLEESTSLLGAADTDDTNSTSETTATGTGTETETGTETETGTDDPTTTELLERVESLEDAVDRQNTLLERQQQTIEQLISELRASR; encoded by the coding sequence ATGAGCGTTCCCGGCATCGTCCAATCTACTCTCGACGGCGAGGAAATCGCCGCTCGAGTCTCCCTCGGCGGCGAAGACGAACTGTTCGTCACTCCCTCGAAAACCCTCGTCTATAGCTCCGAAGGCCTCTTGAGCGACGAATCGACGACCGAGTACTCCCACGACGCAGACCGACTCACACTCGCTGAAGGTCGCCGAAAGACGAAATTCTCCCTCGAGTATCCCCTCGAGGGGACGAAGGAGTTCACCATCCCAACGGGAAAAACTGGGGCGGTCTTGCACCCAGTGCTGGCCGGTGTGTTGAACGGAAACGGGATCACCGACGCCGGTGAGACGGTCGTACAGACCTATCGGTTCAGCGAACTTACGTTGATCATCACGAGCGATCGACTCGTCAAGCACATCGGCGGCGCAGTATGGGACGACGACTACGAAGAGTACCACTTTAGCGACGTGACGAACCTGTCGTTCGAAGACGGTAGCGTTGCAACGCAGATCGTCCTCACCGTCGGCGGCCGCCCACAGCGGATCAAAGCACCCAACGAGGAGGCGAACGACCTTCGCGAACGCCTCCAGCGAGCGCTCTTTGCCTACCACGACGTCGGCTCGCTCGAGGAACTCAACGAGCGTCTGGGCGACGACGAGGCCGAGCAGGACCGACAGTCCTCGTCGGTCGACTTCGGCGAGAGCGTCGAACCGCTCGGTGCAAATCCACCCGAACCGGACGAACACGAGACGGCCAAGAGCACCGCTGCACGGGCCCACGAGCTGGACCAGTCGAACGACCAATCTCGAAGCGATGCCGACGAGACGAGTACGGAGGCCGCTCAGGAAGAACGCACCCAGCAGACACAACACGTTCGCCAGTCCACACAGCGCCAACAGCAATCGACCGAGCCAGATTCACCAGCAGCGAACGCGGCCGAAACGGAGAGCCAACAGCAAGACCCAACGCGCCACCGCCAGCGACCAGACGCCGACGAAGCGGAGTCGACGGCCGACGTATCGAGTGACTCGCCGCCCGTCGACGAGCGCGCCACGGCTGTCGACTCCGACACGACGAACACCGAATCAGCGGCGACTGAACAGCGAACAGCCCCGCTCGAGGAATCGACGTCGCTCCTCGGCGCTGCGGACACGGACGACACCAATTCCACGAGTGAAACGACCGCTACCGGTACTGGCACTGAAACCGAAACCGGAACCGAAACTGAGACCGGAACCGACGACCCGACAACCACCGAATTGCTCGAGCGCGTCGAGTCACTCGAGGATGCGGTCGATCGACAGAACACGCTTCTCGAGCGCCAACAGCAGACGATCGAACAGCTCATTTCCGAACTTCGTGCGAGCCGATAA
- a CDS encoding DUF1918 domain-containing protein: protein MSFDEDDRVVLHDEHSEFDGETGTITQTMESMFGDVTYTISFEDGQETGVPEDALEEADEEDDDAEDVDDE from the coding sequence ATGAGCTTCGACGAAGACGACCGCGTCGTCCTGCACGACGAGCACAGCGAGTTCGACGGAGAGACCGGCACCATCACCCAGACGATGGAGTCGATGTTCGGCGACGTCACGTACACGATCAGCTTCGAAGACGGTCAGGAAACCGGGGTTCCCGAAGACGCCCTCGAGGAAGCTGACGAAGAGGACGACGACGCCGAAGACGTCGACGACGAATAA
- a CDS encoding cupin domain-containing protein: protein MEKVAIDEVDTQPNPMDVHSIRRPISQALEFSDFAMNYFELEPDESFSGGYHTHYDQEEVFYVEDGEATFETEDGDVAVGAGEVIRFGPGEFQHGYNDGDETVVGFAFGAPGAKHDWDEIESMVYCRACEETVAHGVNLTDAGAFEMRCTDCDNAFTAN from the coding sequence ATGGAGAAAGTTGCGATTGACGAGGTCGACACCCAACCGAATCCGATGGACGTCCACTCGATTCGACGACCGATTTCACAGGCTCTCGAGTTCAGTGACTTCGCGATGAACTACTTCGAACTCGAGCCAGACGAATCGTTTTCCGGTGGGTACCACACCCACTACGATCAGGAGGAAGTGTTCTACGTCGAGGACGGTGAGGCGACGTTCGAGACGGAAGACGGCGACGTCGCCGTCGGGGCCGGCGAAGTGATCCGCTTTGGACCGGGCGAGTTCCAGCACGGCTACAACGACGGTGACGAGACGGTCGTCGGATTCGCCTTCGGTGCACCGGGTGCGAAACACGACTGGGACGAGATCGAATCGATGGTGTACTGCAGAGCGTGTGAGGAAACCGTCGCTCACGGCGTAAACCTCACGGATGCGGGGGCGTTCGAAATGCGTTGTACGGACTGTGACAACGCGTTCACGGCCAACTGA
- a CDS encoding twin-arginine translocation signal domain-containing protein — translation MNRRTLLQSAGVAATVGLAGCVDGVREHFGLQGIVPIEIHSEAEESRSIVLEARERETGRESYDQSITVGPNETVGPPNLNRNEQSLRIAEIHDDEEGEVLEASITEDSQLVVIEITDDEMTVEVDEGDDADNHTVEDDSNGVDDSDEDDDSDDSETTDEDDADD, via the coding sequence GTGAACCGCCGTACGTTACTCCAGTCCGCCGGCGTCGCCGCCACTGTCGGGCTCGCAGGTTGTGTCGACGGCGTCCGCGAGCACTTCGGGTTACAGGGAATCGTCCCGATCGAAATTCACAGCGAGGCCGAGGAGAGCCGAAGCATCGTCCTCGAGGCTCGAGAGCGAGAGACCGGCCGTGAGAGCTACGACCAGAGCATCACCGTCGGTCCGAACGAAACCGTCGGCCCGCCGAATCTCAATCGAAACGAACAGAGCTTACGCATCGCCGAAATCCACGATGACGAGGAAGGCGAGGTCCTCGAGGCGTCGATCACGGAAGACTCCCAACTCGTCGTCATCGAAATCACCGACGACGAGATGACGGTGGAAGTCGACGAAGGCGATGATGCCGATAACCACACCGTCGAAGACGACTCGAATGGGGTGGACGATTCGGACGAAGACGACGATTCAGACGACTCCGAGACCACCGACGAAGACGACGCCGACGACTAA
- a CDS encoding HVO_2523 family zinc finger protein, with the protein MVAGEEGNEPRADKPAVGSNSSGGPRCPRCESELFKRHCKYVCPQHGVVFDCADTFW; encoded by the coding sequence ATGGTTGCTGGCGAAGAGGGAAACGAACCGAGAGCGGACAAGCCAGCGGTGGGGAGTAACTCGAGCGGTGGGCCGAGATGTCCTCGCTGTGAGAGCGAACTGTTCAAGCGCCACTGCAAGTACGTCTGTCCCCAACACGGCGTCGTGTTCGACTGTGCTGATACGTTCTGGTAG
- a CDS encoding TVP38/TMEM64 family protein, translating to MTGSSVAARALVGAISIIAIVTAGVLASPTSMLESADSVSTEPVVFGLLVLGLYLVRPLFVLPTTPLAIVVGYGYGISVGVPVALVGVAITVTPVFFGARWVAGTESDPSAGGSTPDRPSTDHSSDDTGTTVPSGPIATVFSEFRDRVLVRSRSVVSRYYDTAGPIRGVVASRLVPIPSDISTCAAAVSGVKYHQFILGTIAGELPWTIAAVVVGSSAATITTAGLGELSLTLTVACILAAMVLLAGPIYRFVQRRLRTRPDGKPTDR from the coding sequence ATGACCGGGTCGTCGGTGGCCGCTCGCGCGCTCGTCGGTGCGATCAGCATCATCGCGATCGTTACCGCAGGAGTGCTCGCTTCACCGACATCGATGCTCGAGTCTGCTGATTCGGTGTCAACCGAACCCGTGGTGTTCGGCCTCCTCGTGCTCGGACTCTACCTCGTCCGACCGCTGTTCGTCTTGCCGACGACACCCCTCGCAATCGTCGTTGGCTACGGGTACGGCATCTCGGTCGGGGTTCCAGTCGCACTGGTCGGTGTGGCGATTACGGTGACGCCGGTGTTCTTCGGTGCACGCTGGGTGGCTGGCACTGAAAGCGATCCGTCAGCCGGCGGTTCGACACCCGACCGACCGTCGACCGACCACTCGAGCGACGACACAGGAACGACCGTTCCGAGCGGTCCGATTGCGACGGTCTTCTCTGAATTCCGCGACCGTGTGCTGGTTCGCTCGAGGTCGGTCGTCTCTCGATATTACGACACGGCGGGACCAATTCGGGGTGTCGTGGCGTCGCGACTCGTCCCGATACCGTCCGACATCTCGACGTGTGCTGCAGCGGTGAGCGGGGTCAAATACCACCAGTTCATCCTGGGGACGATTGCTGGTGAACTCCCGTGGACGATCGCTGCGGTCGTCGTCGGATCGTCTGCGGCGACGATCACGACTGCCGGCCTCGGAGAACTCAGTCTCACGCTCACCGTCGCGTGTATTCTCGCTGCAATGGTACTCCTCGCCGGGCCGATCTATCGGTTCGTCCAGAGACGACTTCGGACTCGACCTGACGGGAAGCCGACAGATCGGTAG
- a CDS encoding DUF6176 family protein, whose amino-acid sequence MAETFIRKQKIRPGKTERLREWIAEMVDETEADSKGVQDIWEAESLHTISLFIEHTEDGDYFVWYLEAESMEQLVNARHASTHPLHDVEDAMMEEVLENPDEAGDFEPLLHGVSPERSSDFVVQQYADES is encoded by the coding sequence ATGGCAGAAACTTTCATCCGAAAGCAAAAAATTCGTCCCGGTAAGACTGAGCGTCTCCGTGAATGGATTGCAGAGATGGTGGATGAAACCGAAGCTGACAGCAAAGGGGTTCAGGACATCTGGGAAGCCGAAAGCCTCCATACAATTTCGTTGTTCATCGAACACACCGAAGATGGAGACTACTTCGTCTGGTACCTCGAAGCAGAATCAATGGAGCAACTCGTCAACGCTCGGCATGCCTCGACACACCCGCTGCACGATGTTGAAGACGCGATGATGGAGGAGGTTTTGGAAAACCCGGATGAGGCCGGTGATTTCGAACCCCTACTCCACGGTGTGAGTCCCGAACGCTCGAGCGACTTCGTCGTTCAGCAGTACGCTGATGAATCTTGA
- a CDS encoding YcaO-like family protein, whose protein sequence is MDIHLVGDDPVRSAVVAALGDVDVSVVDAEPDDLEDARFGIVSDVAGAATFSHASDAAQAGGTPWIAVEIGGIGGHPLEGVDAAVSGFASATGCFDCLRHRVAANLEEDAVSERASGDRSAARLAGAHAGRECVRVLSGEEQSVIGHAVELPYNRRRFLPVPGCGCQQEERNRTLERDDDSLSLDVAVEHAEAAIDGRVGIIKNIGEVSSFPAPYYLATAAETSHFSDASAPSQAAGVADDWNEALMKAVGEGLERYCAGVYREEDFVHASEDDLDDVVSPTDLVRPDDAPAFDSSADSRWVPGENLETGANANVHASAVHFPQPGERLFPPITTGLGLGSSTVDALLSGLTEVIERDATMLGWYSTFDPLGLAVDDETYDVLERRARSEGLTVTPLLVTQDIDVPVVAVAVHRDPDALETPVDPQGEEWPAFAVGSAAGLDATAVARSALEEALQNWMELRGLGPEDADDASGSIGAYAALPEVVQSFVDVDRTIPADSVGPDSPPTGRVALEELVSRTTDVGLTPYATRVTTRDVSQIGFEAVRVVVPGAQPLFTGDPFFGERAETVPADLGFESRLEREYHPYP, encoded by the coding sequence ATGGATATCCATCTCGTCGGTGACGATCCGGTTCGGTCAGCCGTCGTCGCCGCACTCGGTGATGTCGACGTCAGCGTCGTCGACGCCGAACCAGATGATCTCGAGGACGCGCGGTTTGGCATCGTCAGCGACGTCGCCGGCGCAGCGACGTTCAGCCACGCGAGCGATGCAGCCCAGGCGGGCGGGACGCCGTGGATCGCCGTCGAAATCGGCGGCATCGGCGGACACCCACTCGAGGGCGTCGACGCGGCCGTCTCGGGCTTTGCGTCCGCAACCGGCTGTTTCGACTGTCTCCGCCACCGTGTCGCCGCGAACCTCGAGGAGGACGCCGTCAGCGAACGAGCGAGCGGCGATCGGAGCGCCGCCCGACTGGCGGGTGCGCACGCGGGACGGGAGTGTGTTCGCGTGCTCTCGGGTGAGGAGCAATCGGTGATCGGCCACGCCGTCGAACTCCCCTACAATCGGCGTCGATTCCTGCCAGTTCCGGGATGTGGATGCCAGCAGGAAGAACGGAATCGGACGCTCGAGCGCGACGACGATTCGCTATCACTCGACGTGGCGGTCGAACACGCGGAAGCGGCTATCGACGGCCGGGTCGGGATTATCAAGAACATCGGCGAAGTGTCGTCGTTTCCCGCGCCGTACTACCTCGCCACGGCGGCGGAAACGTCTCACTTCAGCGACGCGAGCGCGCCATCGCAGGCGGCCGGGGTCGCCGACGATTGGAACGAGGCCCTGATGAAAGCCGTCGGTGAGGGCCTCGAGCGTTACTGTGCTGGCGTCTATCGAGAGGAAGATTTCGTCCACGCGAGCGAAGACGACCTCGACGATGTCGTCTCGCCGACCGACCTCGTTCGCCCGGACGACGCGCCGGCGTTCGACTCGAGTGCGGACTCGCGGTGGGTTCCCGGCGAGAACCTCGAGACGGGAGCGAACGCGAACGTACACGCGAGTGCCGTTCACTTTCCACAGCCCGGAGAGCGACTCTTTCCGCCGATCACCACAGGACTGGGACTCGGCTCGTCGACCGTCGACGCCCTGCTGTCGGGGCTCACGGAGGTCATCGAACGCGACGCGACCATGCTCGGGTGGTACTCGACGTTCGACCCGTTAGGACTGGCCGTCGACGACGAGACGTACGACGTCCTCGAGCGTCGCGCACGAAGTGAGGGGTTGACCGTCACGCCGTTGCTCGTCACGCAGGATATCGACGTTCCCGTCGTCGCCGTCGCCGTCCACCGCGATCCAGACGCCCTCGAGACGCCGGTCGATCCCCAGGGGGAGGAGTGGCCCGCGTTCGCCGTCGGCTCGGCCGCGGGACTCGACGCAACCGCTGTTGCACGCTCGGCGCTCGAGGAGGCGCTGCAAAACTGGATGGAACTACGCGGGCTCGGCCCCGAAGACGCCGACGACGCCTCCGGATCGATCGGAGCGTACGCGGCGCTTCCCGAGGTGGTTCAGTCGTTCGTCGACGTCGATCGGACGATTCCCGCCGACAGCGTCGGTCCCGACTCACCACCGACGGGCCGTGTCGCCCTCGAGGAACTCGTCTCGCGAACGACCGATGTCGGACTCACGCCGTATGCGACGCGAGTGACGACGCGGGACGTCTCTCAGATCGGCTTCGAGGCCGTTCGCGTCGTCGTGCCGGGTGCACAGCCACTGTTTACCGGTGACCCGTTCTTCGGTGAACGCGCGGAGACCGTTCCGGCGGATCTGGGCTTCGAGTCGCGACTCGAGCGGGAGTATCATCCGTATCCGTAA